A region of Anolis sagrei isolate rAnoSag1 chromosome 2, rAnoSag1.mat, whole genome shotgun sequence DNA encodes the following proteins:
- the LOC132765277 gene encoding zinc finger and SCAN domain-containing protein 16-like isoform X2: MADRLGWRAPQETKGQLGNGTQQHWESQWQEFLKTMQPVHTGEENIITSEAIPWDDGKAFLSSFEQVAKACRWPKEEWAARLLPALSGEAEQAFQSLETGDREDYWKVKVAILRAEALKMEAQRQHFRQFCCQEVEDPRGIYAQLQELCSRWLKPERRSKEQILELLILEQFLASLPQDLQAWIRAGGPDSCSQAVALVEDFMMSQQVDETGKWQVPVNLKETGMSLHMVDETQTQPEQQTMFWQVLQEDAGSRPASGEKRILVKTEERGIGDIHVKLAEEPAGNLLVATDIPGDGKELKLKVGNPYRAGDQPEEISHAIPCIIESDAPITTEVEEPRCTSRKQQWRKPVNGNHESILPGARSEILEHPRSKTPLASKYGRRIECPDCRKTFSSTKILKIHRRIHTGERPHECSHCGERFTQHGHLRRHQRRHTGESPYECPECGKSFSRRDTLLEHQRIHTGERPYKCAYCGKGFSKSITLKRHQILHIEEAYFGRLQYGEHFGHMGELVSQHRMHITH; encoded by the exons ATGGCTGACCGGCTAGGATGGCGGGCACCTCAAGAGACCAAAGGGCAACTGGGCAACGGGACACAACAGCACTGGGAATCCCAATGGCAGGAGTTCCTGAAGACTATGCAGCCCGTTCACACCGGAGAGGAGAACATCATCACCTCGGAGGCCATCCCGTGGGACGACGGCAAGGCCTTCCTGTCCTCCTTTGAGCAAGTGGCCAAAGCCTGTCGGTGGCCAAAGGAAGAGTGGGCGGCCCGGCTGTTGCCCGCATTGAGCGGAGAAGCAGAGCAGGCCTTCCAGAGCCTGGAAACCGGAGATAGGGAGGATTATTGGAAAGTCAAGGTGGCCATCTTGCGAGCGGAGGCCCTGAAAATGGAGGCACAGCGTCAGCACTTCCGGCAGTTCTGCTGCCAGGAGGTTGAAGACCCTCGAGGGATTTATGCCCAGCTCCAGGAGCTTTGCAGTCGGTGGCTGAAGCCGGAGAGACGCAGCAAGGAGCAGATCCTGGAGCTGCTCATTttggagcagttcctggccaGTCTTCCCCAAGACCTCCAAGCCTGGATCCGAGCCGGAGGACCGGACAGTTGCTCCCAGGCCGTGGCCCTTGTGGAGGATTTCATGATGAGCCAGCAAGTGGATGAAACGGGAAAGTGGCAG GTACCGGTGAACCTCAAGGAGACAGGTATGTCTTTGCACATGGTGGATGAGACCCAGACGCAGCCTGAACAACAGACCATGTTTTGGCAAGTTCTGCAGGAGGATGCTGGGAGCCGGCCTGCTTCAG GCGAGAAGAGAATTCTGGTCAAGACAGAGGAGCGTGGCATAGGGGACATTCATGTCAAGTTGGCAGAAGAACCTGCAGGAAACCTGCTTGTGGCAACTGATATTCCTG GTGATGGGAAGGAACTTAAGCTCAAAGTGGGAAATCCTTACCGTGCAGGAGATCAGCCAGAGGAAATATCTCATGCAATCCCATGTATAATCGAGAGCGATGCGCCGATAACAACAGAGGTCGAAGAACCAAGGTGTACTTCCAGAAAGCAGCAGTGGAGGAAACCAGTGAATGGGAACCACGAGTCCATTCTCCCAGGTGCCAGGAGTGAGATTTTGGAGCATCCCCGATCCAAAACGCCCCTGGCCTCCAAATACGGGAGACGAATCGAATGCCCCGATTGTCGGAAAACCTTTTCCTCGACAAAAATCCTCAAGATCCACCGGCGGATTCACACGGGCGAGAGGCCGCACGAGTGTTCCCATTGCGGGGAGCGTTTCACCCAACACGGGCACCTGCGGCGCCACCAGAGGCGGCACACGGGAGAGAGTCCCTACGAATGCCCCGAGTGCGGGAAGAGCTTTTCACGGAGAGACACCTTGCTTGAGCACCAAAGGATCCATACTGGGGAGAGGCCCTACAAGTGCGCCTACTGCGGAAAGGGCTTCTCCAAGAGTATCACTCTGAAGCGCCACCAGATACTTCACATCGAGGAGGCCTATTTTGGACGTCTCCAATATGGAGAACACTTTGGTCACATGGGCGAATTGGTTAGCCAACACAGAATGCACATCACACATTAA
- the LOC132765277 gene encoding zinc finger and SCAN domain-containing protein 16-like isoform X1: MADRLGWRAPQETKGQLGNGTQQHWESQWQEFLKTMQPVHTGEENIITSEAIPWDDGKAFLSSFEQVAKACRWPKEEWAARLLPALSGEAEQAFQSLETGDREDYWKVKVAILRAEALKMEAQRQHFRQFCCQEVEDPRGIYAQLQELCSRWLKPERRSKEQILELLILEQFLASLPQDLQAWIRAGGPDSCSQAVALVEDFMMSQQVDETGKWQQVPVNLKETGMSLHMVDETQTQPEQQTMFWQVLQEDAGSRPASGEKRILVKTEERGIGDIHVKLAEEPAGNLLVATDIPGDGKELKLKVGNPYRAGDQPEEISHAIPCIIESDAPITTEVEEPRCTSRKQQWRKPVNGNHESILPGARSEILEHPRSKTPLASKYGRRIECPDCRKTFSSTKILKIHRRIHTGERPHECSHCGERFTQHGHLRRHQRRHTGESPYECPECGKSFSRRDTLLEHQRIHTGERPYKCAYCGKGFSKSITLKRHQILHIEEAYFGRLQYGEHFGHMGELVSQHRMHITH; encoded by the exons ATGGCTGACCGGCTAGGATGGCGGGCACCTCAAGAGACCAAAGGGCAACTGGGCAACGGGACACAACAGCACTGGGAATCCCAATGGCAGGAGTTCCTGAAGACTATGCAGCCCGTTCACACCGGAGAGGAGAACATCATCACCTCGGAGGCCATCCCGTGGGACGACGGCAAGGCCTTCCTGTCCTCCTTTGAGCAAGTGGCCAAAGCCTGTCGGTGGCCAAAGGAAGAGTGGGCGGCCCGGCTGTTGCCCGCATTGAGCGGAGAAGCAGAGCAGGCCTTCCAGAGCCTGGAAACCGGAGATAGGGAGGATTATTGGAAAGTCAAGGTGGCCATCTTGCGAGCGGAGGCCCTGAAAATGGAGGCACAGCGTCAGCACTTCCGGCAGTTCTGCTGCCAGGAGGTTGAAGACCCTCGAGGGATTTATGCCCAGCTCCAGGAGCTTTGCAGTCGGTGGCTGAAGCCGGAGAGACGCAGCAAGGAGCAGATCCTGGAGCTGCTCATTttggagcagttcctggccaGTCTTCCCCAAGACCTCCAAGCCTGGATCCGAGCCGGAGGACCGGACAGTTGCTCCCAGGCCGTGGCCCTTGTGGAGGATTTCATGATGAGCCAGCAAGTGGATGAAACGGGAAAGTGGCAG CAGGTACCGGTGAACCTCAAGGAGACAGGTATGTCTTTGCACATGGTGGATGAGACCCAGACGCAGCCTGAACAACAGACCATGTTTTGGCAAGTTCTGCAGGAGGATGCTGGGAGCCGGCCTGCTTCAG GCGAGAAGAGAATTCTGGTCAAGACAGAGGAGCGTGGCATAGGGGACATTCATGTCAAGTTGGCAGAAGAACCTGCAGGAAACCTGCTTGTGGCAACTGATATTCCTG GTGATGGGAAGGAACTTAAGCTCAAAGTGGGAAATCCTTACCGTGCAGGAGATCAGCCAGAGGAAATATCTCATGCAATCCCATGTATAATCGAGAGCGATGCGCCGATAACAACAGAGGTCGAAGAACCAAGGTGTACTTCCAGAAAGCAGCAGTGGAGGAAACCAGTGAATGGGAACCACGAGTCCATTCTCCCAGGTGCCAGGAGTGAGATTTTGGAGCATCCCCGATCCAAAACGCCCCTGGCCTCCAAATACGGGAGACGAATCGAATGCCCCGATTGTCGGAAAACCTTTTCCTCGACAAAAATCCTCAAGATCCACCGGCGGATTCACACGGGCGAGAGGCCGCACGAGTGTTCCCATTGCGGGGAGCGTTTCACCCAACACGGGCACCTGCGGCGCCACCAGAGGCGGCACACGGGAGAGAGTCCCTACGAATGCCCCGAGTGCGGGAAGAGCTTTTCACGGAGAGACACCTTGCTTGAGCACCAAAGGATCCATACTGGGGAGAGGCCCTACAAGTGCGCCTACTGCGGAAAGGGCTTCTCCAAGAGTATCACTCTGAAGCGCCACCAGATACTTCACATCGAGGAGGCCTATTTTGGACGTCTCCAATATGGAGAACACTTTGGTCACATGGGCGAATTGGTTAGCCAACACAGAATGCACATCACACATTAA